The DNA segment TGAATACAAGTATGAGAACTACAACTTCTCATACTTGTGGGTTCATACAATTTATTTTGTGACCTATACTTTAGGAATGAATAAATTTCCTAGTGTTGCAGCCATAATAGCTTTGATAGAGTGCATCCGGTTTTCAGCTTGCTCAAATTGACGTGCATGTTTGCTTCTGAATGCTTCATCTGTAATTTCCATCGCATCAATATGGTGTTTTGCTTTTACGTCTCTTCCATAGTCGGTATTGGTATCGTGGAAGGCTGGTAAGCAGTGTAGAATAATCATGTCATCTTTGCCAGTTGCACGAACCATATCCATATTTAACTGATAAGGAGTCAATAACTCGATCCGTTCTGCAAACTTATCTTCTTCTCCCATAGATACCCAAACATCGGTGTATAAAACATCTGCCCCTCTAACGCCTTCTGCAACATCTTTTGTAATCATCAGTTTACTACCAGATTGATCAGCAAACGTTTGAGCCATATCGACTAATTCTTTTTCTGGGAATAAAGATTCAGGTGAGACGATTCGAATGTTCACACCTAAAATTGCACCTGTTACTAGCAGGCTGTTTGCTACATTGTTACGGCCATCCCCAACATAAGCTAGCGTAAGTCCTTCAAGATGCCCAAAGTTTTCTTTAACCGTCAAAAAATCGGCAATCATTTGCGTTGGATGCCATTCATCCGTCAACCCATTCCATACCGGAACACCCGAAAATTCTGCTAATTGTTCTACGGTATTTTGTTTGAATCCACGAAATTCAATTCCATCAAACATACTTCCGAGTACTCGAGCTGTATCTTCAACAGATTCTTTCTTACCTAACTGGATATCATTTTTCCCAAGGTACTCTGGATGTGCGCCTAAGTCAATCGCAGCCGTTGTAAAAGCAGCTCGTGTACGTGTAGAAGCTTTTTCAAACAATAAGGCAATGTTTTTCCCTTCTAAATAATGATGTGGAATCCCTTTCTTTTTTAGCTCTTTTAAATGTGCGGATAAGTCAATCAAATACATTAATTCGTCTTTTGTAAAATCTTTTTCAGCTAACAAACTGCGTCCTTGAAATACTTGTTTTGTCATTACTTATTCCTCCATATGCTTATGTCTGATTTTAAAATGTTTTTTATTATTTTGGTAAATCTTCCCGAATCAAAGGCATGCTCATGCATCGTGGACCACCACGGCCTCTGGATAATTCACTGGAAGCTATCTCAATCACTTCAACTCCGTGACTTCTTAACAATGAATTGGAAACATAGTTGCGATCATAAGTGACCACTACTCCAGGAGCGATAGCTAATGTGTTGGAGCCATCATTCCATTGTTCGCGAGGAGCAGCAATGGCATCTCCGCCACCGCATGGAATCAATGTTAATTTTGGTACATCGAGTGCCTCACGTAAAATTTCTTGTAGATCTGAACGCTGGGTCATCTTCACTGTTCCAGGTTCGTCCCCTTTTTCTAAAATATACGTGTCTACTTCACCATTATTTTTTTGGATGCCAGGATGAATGGTGAACTTATCATAATCAACCATTGTAAACACTGTATCCAAATGCATCATTGCACGGACATTGGGAATTTTTATTGCCAATACTTTTTCAAAATTCGAGCTGCGTTCAAACAATTCGATTGCTAGTTGCTCAATAGCTTTAGCTGAAGTTCGTTGGGAGATACCAATAGCTAGTACTTTATCGTTTAAGACAAGTTCATCTCCGCCTTCAATTCGAGACGTATGATTACGATCTCTCCATACCTCGACACCTTGATTAGCAAATCTTGGGTGATATTTCATGATTGCTTCAATAAATAGCGACTCTCTGTTACGAGCTTCAAAAGCCATATGATTGATTGTTAGTCCTTTTCCAATTGCCGCAGCTGGATCACGAGTAAAATAAAGATTTGGCATTGGATCCATAAAGAAAGGGTAAACTTCTTCACCTGATACGTCTGCTAAATGATGGCTTTCGATACTGACATCTTTTTTTCGGATACCTGCCATGATAGCATCAACCATTTCTTGTGTATCAAAGCTAAGCAGATATTTCTTTAATCCTTCTCTAACACCATCAGTTTCAATATTTGATTCATCTAAAATCCGGTCAACAAACTTTTCTTTCACCTTGCCAGCATCGATTGCTTCTGCTGCTAGTTTTTCCAAATACAGTACTTCAACTCCACGATCAATTAATGCTTGTGCAAATGCATCGTGCTCTTTTTGGATAACCGGTAAATGAGGAATATCGTCAAATAATAAGCGTTCCATAATTTCAGGGGTCAAATTTTCTACTTCTTTTCCTGGTCTTTTCAATAATACCGTCTTCAATTTTCCAATCTCAGACATTACATTAATAGGTGTTGTCATTGCATTTAACCTTCCCTTCTTGATGCTTCTTATTGATTACACACCTATAATACCGTTTACCTTTTTTTTATGAAAGTTTAAAGTTCGCACTTAAAATGTCGATTTCATCACACTATTTTTCTCCTTTTTCATATATATTCTTTTTATAGAATATTCACTATGTAACGAATCTTTATACTGTATATGAATGTTCTTTATACATTTTTTATTAACTATTTTTTTTTTTAGAAAGGAGAAAAATTATGAAGAGAAAAGATCGATTATTTACGATAAAAAAACTTATTCTCAATCACAATATTGCTACACAGCAAGAATTAATGGATCACCTGCAAAAAGAAAATATTCAAACCACTCAAGCAACTCTTTCTAGAGACATAAAAGAATTAAATTTAATCAAAGTAACACAATTAGACCGAACAACAAAATATACATTTTTCCACGACGCTTTCCACGAAAAAAGTCTGTACTACAGACTAGAAAAAT comes from the Carnobacterium sp. 17-4 genome and includes:
- the arcA gene encoding arginine deiminase — translated: MTTPINVMSEIGKLKTVLLKRPGKEVENLTPEIMERLLFDDIPHLPVIQKEHDAFAQALIDRGVEVLYLEKLAAEAIDAGKVKEKFVDRILDESNIETDGVREGLKKYLLSFDTQEMVDAIMAGIRKKDVSIESHHLADVSGEEVYPFFMDPMPNLYFTRDPAAAIGKGLTINHMAFEARNRESLFIEAIMKYHPRFANQGVEVWRDRNHTSRIEGGDELVLNDKVLAIGISQRTSAKAIEQLAIELFERSSNFEKVLAIKIPNVRAMMHLDTVFTMVDYDKFTIHPGIQKNNGEVDTYILEKGDEPGTVKMTQRSDLQEILREALDVPKLTLIPCGGGDAIAAPREQWNDGSNTLAIAPGVVVTYDRNYVSNSLLRSHGVEVIEIASSELSRGRGGPRCMSMPLIREDLPK
- the argF gene encoding ornithine carbamoyltransferase, with translation MTKQVFQGRSLLAEKDFTKDELMYLIDLSAHLKELKKKGIPHHYLEGKNIALLFEKASTRTRAAFTTAAIDLGAHPEYLGKNDIQLGKKESVEDTARVLGSMFDGIEFRGFKQNTVEQLAEFSGVPVWNGLTDEWHPTQMIADFLTVKENFGHLEGLTLAYVGDGRNNVANSLLVTGAILGVNIRIVSPESLFPEKELVDMAQTFADQSGSKLMITKDVAEGVRGADVLYTDVWVSMGEEDKFAERIELLTPYQLNMDMVRATGKDDMIILHCLPAFHDTNTDYGRDVKAKHHIDAMEITDEAFRSKHARQFEQAENRMHSIKAIMAATLGNLFIPKV